One window from the genome of Enterobacter asburiae encodes:
- the lipA gene encoding lipoyl synthase, translating to MSKPIVMERGVKYRDADKMALIPVKNVATEREALLRKPEWMKIKLPADSSRIQGIKAAMRKNGLHSVCEEASCPNLAECFNHGTATFMILGAICTRRCPFCDVAHGRPVAPDANEPQKLAQTIADMALRYVVITSVDRDDLRDGGAQHFADCITAIREKSPNIKIETLVPDFRGRMDRALDILTATPPDVFNHNLENVPRLYRQVRPGADYNWSLKLLERFKEAHPHIPTKSGLMVGLGETNEEIIEVMRDLRRHGVTMLTLGQYLQPSRHHLPVQRYVSPDEFDEMKAEAMAMGFTHAACGPFVRSSYHADMQAKGEEVK from the coding sequence ATGAGTAAACCCATTGTGATGGAACGCGGTGTTAAATACCGCGATGCCGATAAAATGGCCCTTATCCCGGTTAAAAACGTGGCTACAGAGCGCGAGGCGCTGTTAAGAAAACCGGAATGGATGAAAATCAAACTTCCGGCCGACTCTTCGCGTATCCAGGGGATCAAAGCGGCGATGCGCAAGAATGGCCTTCACTCCGTATGTGAAGAAGCCTCTTGTCCGAACCTTGCTGAATGTTTCAATCACGGTACCGCGACGTTTATGATTCTGGGTGCTATCTGCACCCGCCGCTGCCCGTTCTGCGATGTTGCTCATGGCCGTCCAGTCGCACCTGATGCTAACGAACCCCAGAAGCTGGCGCAGACCATCGCCGACATGGCGCTGCGTTATGTGGTGATCACCTCCGTTGACCGTGACGACCTGCGTGACGGTGGTGCTCAGCACTTCGCCGACTGTATTACAGCTATTCGCGAGAAGAGCCCTAACATCAAAATCGAGACGCTGGTGCCTGACTTCCGTGGCCGTATGGACCGCGCGCTAGATATCCTGACCGCAACGCCGCCAGATGTGTTTAACCACAACCTGGAGAACGTGCCGCGTCTCTACCGTCAGGTCCGCCCGGGCGCAGACTACAACTGGTCTCTGAAACTGCTGGAGCGTTTCAAAGAAGCGCATCCGCATATTCCGACCAAGTCTGGTTTGATGGTGGGTCTGGGTGAAACCAATGAGGAAATCATTGAGGTGATGCGCGATCTTCGCCGCCACGGTGTAACCATGTTGACCCTGGGACAGTATCTGCAGCCAAGCCGTCACCACCTGCCGGTACAGCGCTACGTGAGCCCGGACGAGTTCGATGAAATGAAAGCCGAAGCGATGGCGATGGGCTTCACCCACGCTGCCTGCGGCCCATTCGTTCGCTCCTCCTACCATGCCGATATGCAGGCAAAAGGCGAAGAAGTTAAATAA
- the tatE gene encoding twin-arginine translocase subunit TatE: protein MGEISITKLLVVAALVVLLFGTKKLRTLGGDLGAAIKGFKKAMNDDDAAAKKSAEDDVPADKLSHKE, encoded by the coding sequence ATGGGTGAGATTAGTATTACCAAACTGCTGGTGGTTGCCGCACTGGTCGTCCTGCTGTTTGGTACCAAGAAGTTACGCACGCTGGGTGGTGACCTGGGGGCTGCCATCAAAGGCTTTAAGAAAGCGATGAACGACGATGATGCAGCGGCGAAGAAAAGCGCCGAGGATGACGTCCCGGCAGACAAGCTTTCTCACAAAGAGTGA
- a CDS encoding deaminated glutathione amidase, whose amino-acid sequence MYVAVGQFVVTPDWRENALTCVDLMKQARQKGASLLVLPEALLARDDNDPDLSVKSAQPLDGEFLQQLLAQSAGNTMTTILTIHVPSTPGRAVNTLVAIRGGAIVARYAKLHLYDAFSIQESRRVDPGEGIPPLLEIDGFKIGLMTCYDLRFPELALHLALQGADALVLPAAWVRGPLKEHHWATLLAARALDTTCYVVAAGECGTKNIGQSRVVDPLGVTIAAAAEAPHLLVAEINLERISLARQQLPVLRNRRFAPPQLL is encoded by the coding sequence ATGTATGTTGCGGTAGGGCAATTTGTGGTCACGCCTGACTGGCGTGAAAATGCGCTCACGTGCGTCGACCTGATGAAGCAGGCCCGGCAGAAAGGGGCGTCGCTGCTGGTTCTCCCCGAGGCGCTGCTGGCCCGGGATGATAATGACCCGGATTTATCCGTGAAGTCCGCACAGCCGCTGGACGGCGAATTTTTACAGCAGTTGCTCGCCCAGAGCGCGGGCAATACGATGACGACGATCTTAACGATCCATGTTCCCTCAACGCCGGGTCGCGCGGTGAATACGCTTGTGGCTATTCGTGGCGGGGCCATTGTCGCACGTTACGCCAAGCTTCATCTCTATGATGCGTTCAGCATTCAGGAGTCGCGTCGCGTTGACCCCGGAGAAGGTATCCCCCCGCTGCTGGAGATTGACGGATTTAAGATTGGGCTGATGACGTGCTATGACCTGCGTTTCCCCGAGCTGGCGCTCCATCTGGCGCTGCAGGGGGCGGACGCACTGGTACTGCCCGCCGCGTGGGTCAGAGGGCCGTTAAAAGAGCACCACTGGGCAACGCTGCTTGCGGCGCGGGCGCTGGATACAACCTGCTATGTCGTTGCCGCAGGGGAATGTGGCACGAAAAACATCGGGCAAAGCAGGGTGGTTGATCCGCTGGGGGTGACGATCGCTGCCGCCGCTGAAGCCCCGCATTTGCTGGTGGCGGAGATAAACTTAGAGAGAATTTCACTTGCGCGTCAGCAATTACCCGTTCTTCGCAATCGTCGGTTTGCGCCACCGCAATTATTGTGA
- the crcB gene encoding fluoride efflux transporter CrcB: MLQLLLAVFIGGGTGSVARWFLSMRFNPLHQAIPMGTLAANLIGAFIIGMGLAWFNRMTHIDPMWKVLITTGFCGGLTTFSTFSAETVFLFQEGRIGWALMNMAINMLGSFAMTGIAFWLFSSASAH, encoded by the coding sequence GTGTTACAACTACTTTTAGCCGTTTTTATTGGTGGGGGAACGGGTAGCGTTGCGCGATGGTTTCTGAGTATGCGGTTTAACCCCCTGCATCAGGCGATTCCCATGGGGACGCTTGCCGCTAACCTGATTGGTGCCTTTATCATCGGCATGGGGCTGGCCTGGTTTAACCGAATGACGCACATCGACCCGATGTGGAAGGTATTGATTACCACCGGATTCTGCGGCGGTTTGACAACCTTCTCAACCTTTTCTGCGGAAACGGTTTTTCTCTTTCAGGAAGGCCGTATCGGCTGGGCGCTGATGAATATGGCGATTAACATGCTCGGCTCCTTTGCGATGACGGGGATCGCATTCTGGCTATTTTCTTCCGCAAGCGCGCATTAA
- the cspE gene encoding transcription antiterminator/RNA stability regulator CspE: MSKIKGNVKWFNESKGFGFITPEDGSKDVFVHFSAIQSNGFKTLAEGQRVEFEITNGAKGPSAANVIAL; encoded by the coding sequence ATGTCTAAGATTAAAGGTAACGTTAAGTGGTTTAATGAGTCCAAAGGATTCGGTTTCATTACTCCTGAAGATGGCAGCAAAGACGTGTTCGTACACTTCTCTGCAATCCAGTCTAATGGTTTCAAAACTCTGGCTGAAGGTCAGCGCGTAGAGTTCGAAATCACTAACGGTGCCAAAGGCCCTTCTGCTGCTAACGTAATCGCTCTGTAA
- the pagP gene encoding lipid IV(A) palmitoyltransferase PagP, giving the protein MVNFASNTKNGNCIVIVRNTFFSILLFIFGQLTFSSVAQAEGNAADKGWFSTFTDNVSQTWTAPEHYDLYVPAITWHARFAYDKEKTDKYNERPWGAGFGQSRWDEKGNWHGIYLMAFKDSFNKWEPIGGYGWEKTWRPLADENFHVGLGYTAGVTARDNWNYIPIPVLLPLASIGYGPATFQMTYIPGTYNNGNVYFAWMRFQF; this is encoded by the coding sequence ATGGTAAACTTTGCCTCGAATACTAAGAATGGTAATTGCATTGTGATCGTACGTAATACTTTTTTCTCTATTTTGTTGTTTATTTTTGGGCAGTTAACGTTTTCTTCTGTTGCACAGGCAGAAGGCAACGCGGCGGATAAAGGCTGGTTCTCAACCTTTACAGATAATGTTTCCCAGACATGGACGGCACCTGAACATTACGATCTCTATGTTCCGGCAATAACGTGGCATGCGCGTTTTGCTTATGACAAAGAGAAAACCGATAAATACAACGAGCGTCCGTGGGGCGCGGGTTTTGGCCAGTCTCGCTGGGATGAAAAAGGCAACTGGCATGGCATCTATCTGATGGCCTTCAAAGACTCGTTTAATAAATGGGAGCCGATTGGGGGATATGGTTGGGAGAAAACCTGGCGTCCGCTAGCGGACGAGAACTTCCACGTCGGTTTGGGCTATACCGCCGGGGTCACTGCACGTGATAACTGGAACTACATCCCGATCCCGGTGCTGTTGCCGCTGGCCTCGATTGGCTATGGCCCCGCAACGTTCCAGATGACCTACATCCCGGGGACTTACAACAACGGAAACGTTTACTTCGCCTGGATGCGTTTTCAGTTTTAA
- the dcuC gene encoding anaerobic C4-dicarboxylate transporter DcuC codes for MLTLFELLIGVVVIVGVARYIIKGYSATGVLFVGGLTLLIISAIMGHQVLPASATSTGYTATDIVEYIKILLMSRGGDLGMMIMMLCGFAAYMTHIGANDMVVKLASKPLQYINSPYLLMVAAYFLACLMSLAVSSATGLGVLLMATLFPVMVNVGISRGAAAAICASPAAIILSPTSGDVVLAAKAAEMSLIDFAFKTTLPISIVAIVGMGIAHFFWQRYLDKKENISHEMMDVSEITTTAPAFYAILPFTPIIGVLIFDGKWGPQLHIITILVICMLLAAVLEFVRGFNTQKVFSGLEVAYRGMADAFAGVVMLLVAAGVFAQGLSTIGFIQSLISIATSFGSASIILMLVLVVLTMLAAMTTGSGNAPFYAFVEMIPKLAHSSGINPAYLSIPMLQASNLGRTISPVSGVVVAVAGMAKISPFEVVKRTSVPVMVGLIIVIIATEVLVPGAA; via the coding sequence ATGCTTACGTTATTCGAGCTCCTTATTGGCGTCGTCGTCATTGTCGGCGTCGCGCGCTACATCATTAAAGGCTACTCGGCCACGGGCGTATTATTTGTTGGCGGTTTAACGCTGCTGATTATCAGCGCAATAATGGGGCACCAGGTGTTACCAGCCAGCGCGACCAGCACCGGTTACACCGCTACAGATATTGTTGAATACATTAAAATATTGCTCATGAGCCGCGGCGGCGATCTGGGCATGATGATCATGATGCTGTGTGGTTTTGCAGCCTATATGACCCACATCGGCGCCAACGACATGGTCGTTAAGCTTGCCTCCAAACCCCTGCAGTACATCAACTCGCCGTATCTGCTGATGGTCGCCGCCTATTTCCTTGCCTGCCTGATGTCGCTGGCCGTTTCGTCGGCTACCGGACTTGGCGTACTGCTCATGGCGACGCTGTTCCCGGTCATGGTGAACGTCGGTATCAGCCGCGGTGCGGCCGCGGCAATTTGCGCGTCCCCGGCGGCCATTATTCTCTCCCCAACCTCCGGCGACGTTGTGCTGGCGGCAAAGGCGGCGGAGATGTCACTCATTGACTTCGCCTTTAAAACCACGTTACCGATCTCGATTGTTGCCATCGTGGGCATGGGTATCGCGCATTTCTTCTGGCAGCGCTATCTCGATAAGAAAGAAAACATCAGCCATGAAATGATGGACGTGAGTGAAATCACCACCACCGCTCCCGCGTTCTATGCCATTCTGCCGTTCACCCCGATTATCGGAGTGCTGATTTTTGACGGCAAATGGGGTCCACAGCTGCACATCATCACCATTCTGGTCATCTGTATGCTGCTGGCCGCCGTGCTGGAGTTTGTACGCGGTTTTAACACACAAAAAGTCTTCTCAGGTCTGGAAGTGGCATATCGCGGTATGGCGGATGCCTTCGCTGGCGTGGTGATGCTGCTGGTTGCGGCAGGCGTTTTTGCCCAGGGTCTGAGCACGATCGGCTTTATCCAGAGCCTGATTTCTATCGCCACCTCGTTCGGCTCGGCCAGTATTATCCTGATGCTGGTTCTGGTGGTGCTCACCATGCTGGCGGCCATGACCACCGGTTCAGGTAATGCGCCTTTCTACGCCTTCGTTGAGATGATCCCGAAACTGGCCCACTCATCCGGTATTAACCCGGCCTATCTCTCCATTCCCATGCTGCAGGCGTCAAACCTGGGCCGTACCATTTCTCCGGTGTCGGGCGTGGTCGTTGCCGTTGCCGGGATGGCGAAAATCTCGCCATTCGAAGTTGTCAAACGCACCTCAGTACCCGTTATGGTTGGCCTGATTATCGTGATTATCGCCACGGAAGTGCTGGTACCCGGCGCGGCCTAA
- the rna gene encoding ribonuclease I → MALALCLFSAQAEPLKATQYGDFDRYVLALSWQTGFCQSMVERNRNEPDECRLQKERENKADFLTVHGLWPGLPKSIAARGVDERRWMRFGCATRPIPNMPEVKASRKCDAAETGLSLSAAAKLNDVMPGAGGNSCLERYEYAKHGVCFGFDPDAYFGTMVRMNQEVKSSAVGKFLADNYGKPVNRSDFDSAVAKSWGKENIKAIKLTCNGNPAYLTEMQISLKADAINSPLSAASFAPQPHPGNCGKQFVIDKAGY, encoded by the coding sequence ATGGCGCTTGCTCTCTGTCTCTTCTCCGCACAGGCGGAACCGCTGAAGGCAACACAGTATGGCGATTTCGATCGCTATGTGCTGGCTCTCTCCTGGCAAACCGGGTTTTGCCAGAGCATGGTCGAGCGCAACCGTAATGAACCTGACGAATGTCGCCTGCAAAAAGAGCGCGAGAATAAAGCCGATTTTCTGACCGTTCACGGGCTATGGCCCGGCCTGCCGAAATCAATTGCCGCGCGCGGCGTGGATGAACGTCGATGGATGCGTTTCGGCTGTGCCACACGTCCGATTCCGAACATGCCGGAAGTGAAGGCCAGCCGCAAATGCGATGCCGCCGAAACCGGGCTGTCGCTTTCCGCTGCCGCAAAGCTCAACGACGTGATGCCGGGCGCGGGCGGGAATTCCTGCCTAGAACGCTACGAATATGCCAAACATGGCGTCTGCTTTGGTTTCGACCCCGATGCCTATTTCGGCACGATGGTGCGGATGAACCAGGAAGTTAAAAGCAGCGCGGTCGGTAAATTCCTCGCCGATAACTACGGAAAACCCGTCAATCGCAGCGACTTTGACAGTGCCGTTGCCAAAAGCTGGGGCAAGGAGAACATCAAAGCGATCAAGCTGACCTGCAACGGCAACCCGGCGTATCTCACCGAGATGCAGATTTCCCTGAAGGCAGACGCCATTAATAGCCCGCTTTCAGCGGCGTCATTTGCACCGCAGCCACATCCGGGTAACTGCGGAAAACAGTTCGTGATTGATAAAGCCGGTTACTGA
- a CDS encoding flavin reductase family protein has product MYFYQPSQGHGLPHDPLNAIIGPRPIGWISSCDSAGQLNLAPYSFFNCFNYRPPIIGFSSNGWKDSVRNITETKEFVWNLATRDLAQAMNQTSAMLPHDRDEFSFAGLTPAASRLVNAPRVAESPVNFECRLSQCIQLTGADGTPVDTWLVLGEVVGIHIAETLLEEGIYQTAKAQPILRAGGPTAYYGISDENRFDMVRPTVDQ; this is encoded by the coding sequence ATGTATTTCTACCAACCGTCTCAGGGTCACGGTCTGCCGCACGATCCGCTGAACGCCATTATTGGTCCACGTCCGATCGGATGGATCTCCTCATGCGATAGTGCCGGTCAGCTGAACCTCGCGCCTTATAGCTTCTTTAACTGCTTTAACTATCGTCCGCCGATCATCGGTTTTTCCAGCAACGGCTGGAAGGACAGCGTGCGGAATATTACCGAGACAAAAGAGTTTGTCTGGAACCTGGCGACGCGCGATCTCGCGCAGGCGATGAACCAAACCTCAGCGATGCTTCCCCACGATCGGGATGAATTTAGCTTCGCCGGGCTAACGCCAGCGGCCAGCCGGCTGGTTAACGCGCCCCGCGTCGCAGAAAGCCCGGTGAACTTTGAGTGCCGCCTGTCGCAGTGCATTCAGCTTACCGGTGCCGACGGCACGCCGGTCGATACCTGGCTGGTATTGGGTGAGGTGGTCGGTATCCATATTGCCGAAACGCTGCTGGAAGAGGGGATATACCAGACGGCCAAAGCGCAGCCCATCCTGCGTGCGGGTGGGCCGACGGCGTACTATGGCATCAGTGACGAAAACCGGTTTGATATGGTGCGCCCGACGGTAGATCAGTAA